One Brassica oleracea var. oleracea cultivar TO1000 chromosome C7, BOL, whole genome shotgun sequence genomic window carries:
- the LOC106306977 gene encoding uncharacterized protein LOC106306977 translates to MGSPPHSQSSMGRHSRESSSTRVSESQRRLEEERTRRREAVERVRDGLLDDGDRDRGVPPRRYYVLAFIVGFFILFGLFSLILYGAAKPQKPKITVKSITFETLKIQAGQDAGGVGSDMITMNATLSVSI, encoded by the exons ATGGGATCTCCACCGCATTCTCAATCATCCATGGGCCGCCACTCACGAGAATCCTCCTCAACCCGGGTCTCGGAAAGTCAACGACGGCTCGAAGAGGAAAGGACACGGCGGAGAGAAGCAGTGGAAAGAGTGCGCGATGGGTTGTTAGATGACGGCGATAGAGATCGTGGCGTGCCTCCTCGTCGGTACTATGTATTGGCCTTCATCGTTGGGTTCTTCATACTCTTTGGTCTCTTCTCTTTGATTCTGTACGGAGCTGCTAAACCTCAGAAACCGAAGATAACTGTCAAG AGTATAACATTCGAGACGCTCAAGATCCAAGCTGGTCAAGATGCTGGTGGTGTAGGATCGGACATGATCACCATGAACGCGACTCTGAGTGTTTCGATTTAG
- the LOC106301386 gene encoding serine/threonine-protein phosphatase 2A 65 kDa regulatory subunit A beta isoform: MVANQLYELCEAVGPEPTRTELVPAYVRLLRDNEAEVRIAAAGKVTKFCRILNPELAIQHILPCVKELSTDSSQHVRSALASVIMGMAPVLGKDATIEHLLPIFLSLLKDEFPDVRLNIISKLDQVNQVIGIDLLSQSLLPAIVELAEDRHWRVRLAIIEYIPLLASQLGVGFFDDKLGALCMQWLQDKVHSIREAAANNVKRLAEEFGPEWAMQHIVPQVLEMISNPHYLYRMTILRAVSLLAPVMGSEITCSKLLPVVMTGAKDRVPNIKFNVAKVLQSLIPIVDQSVVEKTIRPGLVELSEDPDVDVRFFANQALQSIDNVMMSS; this comes from the exons ATGGTAGCAAATCAGCTCTATGAGCTTTGTGAAGCCGTGGGACCTGAGCCTACTAG GACGGAACTGGTGCCTGCATATGTGCGTCTACTTCGTGACAATGAGGCTGAAGTACGCATAGCAGCTGCTGGAAAAGTTACTAAGTTTTGTCGGATCCTAAACCCTGAACTTGCTATTCAGCACATTCTCCCCTGCGTAAAG GAGCTATCAACAGACTCATCTCAACACGTCAGATCTGCACTGGCTTCAGTTATAATGGGAATGGCTCCAGTCTTGGGTAAG GATGCAACAATTGAGCATCTCCTTCCAATCTTTCTTTCGCTGTTGAAAGATGAGTTTCCAGATGTACGCTTGAACATCATCAGCAAACTCGACCAAGTGAACCAG GTTATTGGGATTGATCTACTATCGCAATCCTTGTTGCCAGCAATTGTAGAACTTGCTGAAGATAGACACTGGAGGGTAAGACTTGCTATCATTGAGTACATACCTTTGTTGGCAAGTCAGTTAGGTGTTGGCTTCTTTGACGATAAGCTTGGCGCTCTTTGCATGCAATGGTTACAAGACAAG GTCCACTCAATCCGCGAGGCTGCTGCCAACAATGTGAAGCGTCTTGCTGAAGAATTTGGTCCTGAATGGGCAATGCAGCATATAGTTCCACAG GTTCTTGAGATGATCAGCAACCCTCACTATCTGTACCGTATGACCATTTTGCGTGCGGTTTCTCTTCTTGCACCAGTGATGGGCTCAGAGATCACATGCTCCAAGCTCTTACCTGTCGTGATGACCGGGGCTAAAGACAG AGTTCCAAACATCAAATTCAATGTCGCTAAGGTGCTTCAATCCCTCATTCCAATTGTCGATCAATCG GTTGTAGAGAAGACGATTCGTCCAGGGCTTGTGGAGCTAAGCGAGGATCCAGATGTTGATGTCAGGTTCTTTGCAAACCAAGCTCTTCAATCTATTGATAATGTGATGATGTCGAGCTAA
- the LOC106304273 gene encoding uncharacterized protein LOC106304273 — MSICVRLWRGEWKKNGEDEWHFHPDVDDFGLRAMRKDDETYETLEAMVRRRYSLRPSTPVVLTFRLPSWMLSPVGYKTLPTTITRTEDLCVLLNVRTSLSDLALLVTAGPKCVAEYEFLCRTSFTIGSTTYVVDNTQNEGSRAEYETLVYGDRATQTERVMNALFPEDALRLFHRVSCEMAYADRCLANEINHNRGSREIIVVDDDDDVMYEANPVNVEIGESSQAGGGGSLQPSMVFSAAMTQSQAPPILWDVGMDLANHQSQSNPQNVHSSLENDMRFWEGVIAAGLHVDGQLNMNAGNDDEMQNLGGIISLAGANDNVIGEGVDHEVVPNVGVDNAVVQAEGGGSSTGSNREGKQLGGGMLGAKPFEGDDFCPVDEPAKGFEAQGMQTQTEDGDVQVLPAGVVEETTPKVVPAMFSLTEGGHTAGSSGVRKADNCLTETSSEASETEGGF, encoded by the exons ATGAGCATTTGTGTTCGTCTTTGGCGAGGAGAGTGGAAGAAAAATGGGGAGGATGAATGGCATTTCCACCCTGATGTCGATGATTTCGGATTAAGGGCAATGAGAAAAGATGATGAAACGTATGAAACTTTGGAGGCGATGGTTAGGAGACGCTACTCTCTCCGACCGTCTACACCGGTGGTGCTAACCTTCAGGCTCCCTAGCTGGATGTTGTCACCGGTGGGATACAAAACTCTACCAACGACAATAACCAGAACTGAAGATCTGTGTGTTTTGTTAAACGTGAGGACGTCCCTGTCGGACCTAGCTTTGCTTGTCACCGCTGGCCCTAAATGTGTTGCAGAGTACGAGTTCCTTTGCAGAACTAGTTTTACGATTGGATCAACAACGTACGTAGTTGACAACACACAAAATGAAGGATCCAGAGCGGAGTACGAGA CTCTAGTTTATGGGGACCGAGCAACTCAGACTGAAAGGGTTATGAACGCCCTATTCCCTGAAGATGCATTAAGGCTTTTCCACCGTGTGTCTTGCGAGATGGCTTATGCGGACCGGTGTCTTGCTAATGAAATCAACCATAACCGAGGGTCTCGGGAGATAATAGTCGTTGATGATGATGATGACGTAATGTATGAAGCTAACCCAGTCAATGTAGAAATTGGGGAAAGCAGTCAAGCCGGTGGAG GTGGCTCACTCCAACCAAGCATGGTTTTTTCTGCAGCTATGACTCAATCCCAAGCACCTCCCATATTATGGGACGTTGGAATGGACTTGGCTAACCACCAAAGTCAGAGTAACCCACAAAATGTCCATTCTAGCTTGGAGAATGACATGAGGTTTTGGGAAGGAGTTATAGCTGCAGGACTCCACGTTGATGGACAGTTAAACATGAATGCTGGTAATGATGATGAGATGCAGAATCTTGGTGGCATTATCTCTTTGGCGGGAGCAAACGATAATGTTATCGGGGAGGGGGTCGACCACGAGGTTGTGCCAAATGTTGGTGTTGACAACGCCGTCGTACAAGCTGAAGGTGGGGGGTCATCTACTGGTTCAAACCGTGAAGGTAAACAACTAGGTGGTGGAATGTTGGGTGCAAAACCTTTTGAAGGCGACGACTTTTGTCCAGTAGATGAGCCAGCAAAAG GGTTTGAGGCTCAAGGGATGCAAACACAGACAGAAGATGGCGACGTACAAGTGTTGCCAGCTGGGGTTGTTGAAGAAACAACTCCTAAGGTGGTTCCTGCAATGTTTAGCTTAACTGAAGGTGGACACACCGCTGGTAGTAGTGGAGTGCGCAAGGCTGATAACTGTCTAACCGAAACTTCTTCTGAAGCAAGTGAGACTGAGGGTGGGTTTTGA
- the LOC106303111 gene encoding uncharacterized protein LOC106303111, which produces MAIYAINRKFRFKCAKSEPGLMALECCSATCPWRVYAVRLKDADVFEVRKVVPEHVCSVDDGGGYQTQATAAVIGELMKGKFGVSGCGPKPRDIRHMMRGDHNVNISYWKAWRSRDVAMENTKETDAGAYAKLPDYLNKLVTANPGTIVELFTEPHDSAGHKFKYLFVALDASIKGYEFMRKVVIVDGTHLKSKYQGCLLTASAQDGNYQIFPLAFAVVDGENDLSWEWFFLKLSKFVTNHQELVFVSDRHPSISKGISKVFPGAGHFICIVHLKRNIRSNFKGRHLEFLVAKAARTFRLQEFYATFNEIKTMDPRCAEYLLEIGLEQWARSHFQGRRYNVMTSNLAESWNGVLREAREFPVIRLVEFIRSKLMTWFANRREAATKSVAHISPRVLKILSTNFEKSGGYEVLEIGEKEYEVREKLGGGFHVNLSNDTCSCFEFQTLFIPCSHAIAAALKGKIGVESLVLPAYGVSVLKSAYAGTVHPLEGYSGIGDLIANVDGLHLHPPSTRRLPGRPKKQRFYSKGEKLMKRMSRRTACSRCKKLGHNKVTCKEPI; this is translated from the exons ATGGCAATTTATGCCATCAATCGGAAGTTCCGGTTTAAGTGCGCAAAGTCTGAACCAGGATTGATGGCGCTAGAATGTTGCAGCGCAACTTGCCCTTGGCGAGTATATGCAGTTCGTTTGAAGGATGCTGATGTGTTTGAAGTTCGTAAAGTGGTTCCAGAGCATGTATGTTCAGTTGACGACGGCGGGGGATACCAAACTCAGGCTACTGCTGCAGTAATAGGTGAGCTTATGAAAGGCAAGTTTGGGGTGTCGGGTTGTGGACCAAAACCTCGTGACATACGTCACATGATGCGTGGTGACCACAATGTTAATATTTCCTACTGGAAGGCTTGGCGTTCTAGAGATGTAGCTATGGAGAACACCAAAGAAACTGATGCAGGTGCTTACGCGAAGCTACCGGATTACCTAAACAAGCTGGTTACCGCAAATCCGGGAACAATTGTGGAACTATTCACAGAACCACACGACTCTGCTGGCCACAAGTTTAAATATTTATTTGTCGCTTTGGATGCTTCAATAAAGGGATACGAGTTTATGAGAAAGGTGGTGATTGTAGATGGCACCCACTTGAAAAGCAAGTATCAGGGATGTTTACTAACTGCTTCAGCTCAAGATGGCAACTACCAAATATTTCCTTTGGCTTTTGCTGTTGTCGATGGGGAGAACGACTTGTCTTGGGAGTGGTTCTTCTTGAAGCTTTCAAAATTTGTGACAAATCATCAGGAATTGGTTTTTGTATCAGATAGGCATCCTTCAATATCCAAAGGGATAAGCAAG GTGTTCCCCGGTGCGGGCCATTTCATCTGCATTGTCCATTTGAAAAGAAACATCCGCTCAAACTTCAAGGGACGACATCTAGAGTTTTTGGTGGCAAAAGCTGCAAGAACCTTCAGACTTCAAGAATTTTACGCAACGTTCAACGAGATTAAGACAATGGATCCAAGATGTGCAGAATATCTTCTGGAGATTGGTCTTGAACAGTGGGCAAGATCTCATTTTCAGGGGAGACGCTATAATGTAATGACAAGCAATCTGGCCGAGTCTTGGAACGGAGTCTTGCGTGAGGCCAGAGAATTTCCTGTCATACGATTGGTTGAATTCATTCGTAGCAAGCTGATGACGTGGTTTGCTAATCGGCGTGAGGCGGCCACCAAAAGCGTAGCTCACATATCTCCCAGGGTGTTAAAAATTCTTAGCACAAACTTTGAGAAGTCTGGTGGCTATGAGGTACTTGAGATTGGAGAAAAGGAGTACGAGGTGCGAGAAAAACTTGGGGGTGGTTTCCATGTCAACCTTTCCAATGACACGTGTAGCTGCTTTGAATTCCAAACACTATTCATTCCCTGTTCCCATGCAATAGCGGCGGCTTTAAAAGGAAAGATTGGAGTTGAAAGCTTGGTCTTGCCTGCGTATGGGGTTAGTGTACTGAAATCGGCATATGCTGGGACAGTACATCCTCTGGAAGGTTACAGTGGAATTGGCGATTTGATTGCTAATGTTGATGGCCTGCATCTACACCCCCCCTCAACAAGAAGACTTCCGGGAAGGCCCAAAAAGCAACGATTCTACTCAAAGGGCGAAAAACTT ATGAAACGCATGAGTCGCAGGACCGCTTGCAGCAGGTGCAAGAAGTTGGGACACAACAAAGTAACCTGCAAAGAACCTATATAA